Genomic window (Myxococcales bacterium):
GGGCGATCGCCGTGGTCGTGCCGCATGAACAAAGTCGGCGGGCCGAGACCATCATCCGGGATGAACTGGCCCGGGAACTGGATCGCAAGCTGGTCGGGGCGCTGCGGATTTCCGCGCCGGTCACCCTGGTGACGCTGGTCGCCGAGGCGATGGGCCGGACCGTCAACGTGACCGGCCGTTTTCTGCATGCGGTCGGCCGCGTGGGCGTCATGGTGCGCGCTTGCGCCCAGGGCGTCGGCGAACGGTCGATTTCCGCGGTGATCGACGCCGCCGACACGCACGTGGCGCTGCGCACGGTGCACGCGGCGTTCAACCTGGCGCATCAGCCGGTCAGCATTTTCCTGCTCGGCAAGGGAACGGTCGGCAGCCATTTCCTGCAGCAGATCCGCGCCCAGAAAAAAAGCCTGCTGGCCGATCACAACATCGTGCCCCGCGTGGTCGGCCTGGCCGACAGCCGGCGGGTGCTCTTCGATGCGAAAGGCATCGATCTGGAGCGCTGGAACGACCTCCTCGCCCAGGCGCCGCAGGCGGGCGACGCGCCGCCGAAAATCCAGCCGCTGCTCGATGAATTGCGCCGCCTGCCGGTGCCCGTGCTGGTCGATTGCACCGCGGAAAAAGGAATGGAAGAACTGTATCTCGAGGCCTTCGCCCGCGGCATTCACGTGGTTGCCTCCAATAAAAAGCCGCTCACGTTACCGTGGCCCGAACGGCAGACGCTGATGGGCGCGGCGCTACGCCATCACCGATCGTACCTCTATGAAACCACCGTCGGCGCCAGCCTGCCGGTCATCAACACCTTGAAAAACCTGGTCAACACGGGCGATCACGTCTTGCTGATCGAGGGCGCGTTTTCCGGCACCTTGGGTTACCTCTGTAATGAATTGATGTCCGGGGTTCCGCTGTCGCAAGCCGTGCGCACGGCCAAGGAACTGGGCTATACCGAACCGCATCCGCGCGACGACCTGTCGGGGATGGACGTGGCCCGCAAGGCGCTGATTCTGGCGCGCGAACTGGGCTACAAGGTGGAACTGGAAGATATCGAGATCGAGCCGTTCGTGCCGGTCGATTTGCTAAAGAAAGACGATCTGGAGGAATTTTTCCGTTCGTTGACGGAAAGCGATCCGCTCATGCGAAAGCGCATCGAACAGTTGCAATCCGAAAATAAATTGTTGCGTTACCTGGCCACCATCGACCCGGAAGCCTCCAAGGCCGGCAGCAAACTCGTCAGCGTCAAACCGGTCGGTATCGGCATGGATCATCCGGCCTCACGCCTGCGCGGCAGCGAAGCGTTCGTTTCCTTTACGACCGAACGCTACCAGAAATACCCCTTGATCGTGCAGGGCGCGGGCGCGGGCGGGGCGGTCACGGCGGCCGGTGTTCTGGCTGACGTTCTGGAACTGGCCCAAATGCTGCGCGGCAAGTGACAGATTCCTAAATTCCCCAGGTTAAAACATTTGGACAATGAAAAGATGACTCGTCCGCGTTTTTTGCGGATGGTTCAATCTAATATTTTTTCTGGTTCAAACGAAAAAAAGACAATAAATGTCTTGTCCTAGACAACATATTGAAAGATCGGTCCCTCAAAATTGCAGATATG
Coding sequences:
- the thrA gene encoding bifunctional aspartate kinase/homoserine dehydrogenase I; this translates as MKFGGTSVGNAERLLQVMRLIEKENEAGSLAVVVSAMGHTTDHLIDAVTMAATGDMGRAETIVDRIEESTITHGNNVLEALHKDHTGLAFRPDLIDPIRQVLAPLRQLLRGVSIVREKTPQTLDLVMSFGERISASLLTLLLQARRVDAVFVDARDWVLTDDSFGLAKVDVEKSRTRLRALAAAWTGKLSVHTGFLGRTADGRTTTLGRNGSDYTAALLAQALEAREVVIWTDVSGVMTADPAIVDDVYTVPRLSHQEALELANLGWRMFHPRTMIPLIESNIPMHIRNTADPEASGTYVDAAGSPDADRPTCVTSLEDLALIEVEYKQVAEETTVGERVLRALDDGGVVVWMAVQTPRGRAIAVVVPHEQSRRAETIIRDELARELDRKLVGALRISAPVTLVTLVAEAMGRTVNVTGRFLHAVGRVGVMVRACAQGVGERSISAVIDAADTHVALRTVHAAFNLAHQPVSIFLLGKGTVGSHFLQQIRAQKKSLLADHNIVPRVVGLADSRRVLFDAKGIDLERWNDLLAQAPQAGDAPPKIQPLLDELRRLPVPVLVDCTAEKGMEELYLEAFARGIHVVASNKKPLTLPWPERQTLMGAALRHHRSYLYETTVGASLPVINTLKNLVNTGDHVLLIEGAFSGTLGYLCNELMSGVPLSQAVRTAKELGYTEPHPRDDLSGMDVARKALILARELGYKVELEDIEIEPFVPVDLLKKDDLEEFFRSLTESDPLMRKRIEQLQSENKLLRYLATIDPEASKAGSKLVSVKPVGIGMDHPASRLRGSEAFVSFTTERYQKYPLIVQGAGAGGAVTAAGVLADVLELAQMLRGK